A genomic window from Nerophis ophidion isolate RoL-2023_Sa linkage group LG22, RoL_Noph_v1.0, whole genome shotgun sequence includes:
- the LOC133540544 gene encoding large ribosomal subunit protein mL54-like has translation MSHASMVSIMLVFAVNMSSRSLFGFASLTTHNVLLTLRRSNPLNKLQACGYAKKVAAKGKGKGSVKEELKGPEVCKDPVRLTTYAVGANIYKQGEDPKLKPPEEYPEWLFHINLGPACQLNQLQEDTWEYWKRLRKETIWRNNRLRKGKKF, from the exons ATGTCACACGCTAGCATGGTTAGCATCATGCTAGTGTTTGCAGTCAACATGTCTAGTCGCTCTTTGTTCGGCTTTGCTTCATTAACCACACACAATGTCCTACTAACGCTGCGCAGGAGTAACCCTCTAAACAAACTACAAGCCTGCGGATATGCGAAGAAAGTTG CGGCCAAAGGCAAAGGAAAAGGTTCGGTGAAGGAAGAGCTGAAGGGACCCGAAGTCTGCAAGGACCCAGTGCGACTGACCACTTACGCAGTGGGGGCCAACATCTACAAGCAAGGAGAAGACCCCAAACTGAAGCCTCCTGAAGAGTACCCAGAGTG GCTCTTCCACATCAACCTGGGACCTGCATGCCAGCTTAACCAGCTGCAGGAAGACACCTGGGAGTACTGGAAGCGCCTCCGCAAGGAAACCATTTGGCGCAACAACAGATTGAGGAAAGGGAAGAAGTTTTAG